A region from the Papio anubis isolate 15944 chromosome 6, Panubis1.0, whole genome shotgun sequence genome encodes:
- the LOC116275265 gene encoding olfactory receptor 14J1 — protein MSCIFFLMFFGFLNRVTLGIFRETMVNLTAMNGFLLMGFSDERKLQILHALLFLVTYLLALTGNLLIITVITLDHRLHSPMYYFLKHLSLLDLCFISVTVPQSIANSLMGNGYISLVQCILQVFFFIALASSEVAILTVMSYDRYAAICQPLHYETTMDPSACRHAVIAVWIAGGLSGLMHAAINFSIPLCGKRVIHQFFCDVPQMLKLACSYESINEIALAAFTTSAAFICLISIVLSYIRIFSTVLRIPSAEGRTKVFSTCLPHLFVVTFFLSAAGFEFLRLPSDSSSTMDLVFSIFYTVIPPTLNPVIYSLRNDAMKAALRKMLSKEELPQRKMCLKAMFKL, from the coding sequence ATGTCATGCATTTTCTTCCTAATGTTCTTTGGCTTCCTAAACAGAGTCACACTTGGTATCTTCAGAGAGACTATGGTCAATTTGACTGCAATGAATGGATTCCTCCTCATGGGGTTTTCTGATGAGCGTAAGCTTCAGATTTTACATGCATTGCTGTTTCTGGTGACATACCTACTGGCCTTGACAGGCAACCTCCTCATTATCACCGTCATTACCTTGGACCATCGTCTCCATTCCCccatgtattactttttaaagcacCTCTCTCTTCTGGACCTCTGCTTCATCTCTGTCACAGTCCCCCAGTCCATTGCAAATTCACTTATGGGCAACGGTTACATTTCTCTTGTTCAGTGCATTCTTCAGGTTTTCTTCTTCATAGCTCTGGCCTCATCAGAAGTGGCCATTCTCACAGTGATGTCTTATGACCGGTACGCAGCGATCTGTCAACCACTTCACTATGAGACCACTATGGATCCCAGTGCCTGTAGGCATGCAGTGATAGCTGTGTGGATTGCTGGGGGCCTCTCTGGGCTCATGCATGCTGCCATTAACTTCTCCATACCTCTCTGTGGGAAGAGAGTCATTCACCAATTCTTCTGTGATGTTCCTCAGATGCTGAAACTAGCCTGTTCTTATGAATCCATTAACGAGATTGCACTGGCTGCATTCACGACGTCTGCAGCATTTATCTGTTTGATATCCATTGTGCTCTCCTACATTCGCATCTTCTCTACAGTGCTGAGAATCCCATCAGCTGAGGGCCGGACCAAGGTCTTCTCCACCTGCCTACCACACCTATTTGTAGTCACCTTCTTTCTTTCAGCTGCAGGCTTTGAGTTTCTCAGACTGCCTTCTGATTCCTCATCGACTATGGACCTTGTATTCTCCATATTCTATACTGTGATACCTCCAACACTCAATCCAGTCATCTATAGCTTACGGAATGACGCCATGAAGGCAGCACTGAGGAAGATGTTGTCAAAGGAAGAGCTTCCTCAGAGAAAGATGTGTTTAAAAGCCATGTTTAAACTCTAA